The genomic DNA TTGTCTAAAGAAATTGCTTATTTTAAAAGCACTGAAATATGCATCTGTTGTTCCTGATGAGCCAAAATAATAAGCTATCAGAAATGCTCTAAAAAATCCCGTAATTCTACTAACAAATGTAATTACTCCAACTGAAATTCCTTGTCTTAACATAAAATAAAACTCCTTACTATCTTGTTATTTTTGAAACAGTATTTCCATCTATTAATATTAGACCTTCTTTATATAATTCTAGAATAGATAGAAATATGTAGATGAGATGCATTCTATTTTCAGCTTCTCTAAATAAAGAATCAAAAGTTCTGTTTTCTTTATATAATTTGAGGTAAAGAGTATCCATTTCATCTTTTAGAGTATAATTTTTATCTAATTTTAACTCAAGTATCTCACCTTCAAATTGTGTAATATATTTTTTATAGGAGTTATAAAGATCTGATGCCTTTAATTTTGTAAGATCATATTCTTTGGGAGCTTTTTTTATTATTTTTCGTCCTTCACCCCTAGAATAAGAAATATTATATTCATTTTCCATTTCCCCTATTTTAACAGATATGTCTTTAAATATTTTATAATCTTCTAGTCTTCTTTTTAGCTCTTTTTCTTTATTTTCTTCTTCATTACTTTGAAGTAATGCTGCTGCTTTAATTTCAAGAAGTTCAGAAGCGATAACTAAAAAATCAACTTTAATACTCAAATTTTCTTCTTTTGCTTCTTCTAATATTGATAAATATTCGTCTATAATTTGTGAAATTTTAATTTCAGCAATTTTTAATTTTTTTTTGTCAATAAGATGTAATAGTAGATCTAATGGACCTTCAAAATTATCTATTTTTAGAACTATTTCCATTGTCACACTCACTTATAATTTTTTTCCATTGTTCTACATCTTCAGCAATTTGAGCTTTTAAACTCTCAATTGAAGAGAATTTTTTTTCTTCTCTTAAATATTTTACTAATTCAACAACGATTTTTTTACCATATATGAATTGATCGAAATCAAAAATATTGACCTCTACACTTTTTTCACCAGGTTTTAGAGTAGGATTAACTCCAATATTAACAACACCATCTCTATAGAAGTTTTCTCCTTCTATTTTAACTTTTGCACCATAAATCCCAGTCTTAGGATAAATTCTTTCTGCCATTTGAATATTAGCTGTAGGAAATCCTAAAACTTCACTGGCAAGTTTCTTTCCATGTACAACTTCACCCATAATAACAAAATTATGCCCTAAATATTTATTGATAAGTTCTATATCACCATCTGGAATTTGTGAACGAGTAAATGTAGAACTTATAAGTTTATCATCTATATAAACAGCGGGTATTTCATGAACTAAAATACCACGTTCTTTACCTAATCTTATAAGATCATGAGTATTTGATTTTCCACCTTCTCCAAATGAAAAATTAAATCCAACAAATATCTCTTTACTTCCTACCTTCTCTTTTAAAATATCTGCAAATTGTTCTGCTGTTAGATTTGCAAATTCTTTATTAAAAGGTTGTAAAATAACACAATCAACACCTAATTTTTCTAGTAAATAAAGCTTTTCATCTATAGTATTTATGCTTTTAGGAGCTTTATTTTTATCAATTAATTCTAAAGGGTGGCTAGAAAATGTAAAAACTACAGAAGTACCATTATTTTCTTTAGCTTTTTTTACAGCTTCTGTTATAAGCTTTTGATGCCCATAATGGACACCATCAAATGTACCAATAGCTACATATGTATTTTGTAAATTTTCCTTCAATTCAAGTATGTTTTTTATTATTTTCATTTTTATTCCTCAGTTTCTTCTTTTATTAGATTATTATATATATCTTCTATTCTTCTAAATCTATTTCTAACACCAGACTTTGAAATACCTATAATATCGGCAATTTCTTGTAATGAACTCTCTGGGTTTTCTAGTCTGATATAAGCAATCTCTTCTAATACACCGCTAAGGCTATTTAAACCTATTGTTTTTTCAATATAGTTTATCATTTTTATTTGATTATTTCCAGTATTTAGAGTTTTAGTCTCATTAGCAACTTCCCAGTTCATTTCTCTAATTGTTTTATTTTTTAAATCTTTAATCATTGTCATTTCTTCGTATTTAAAAAATGATTGAATAGAACCGATAAGTACCATTATATCCATAATATCTTCTGAGTTACGTAAATAAACTAGTGGTTTATTTCTTTTTAAAGTTTTAAAAACTTTTTTATTTTTTTTCAATAATATATTGTAAAATTTATCTGCAGTTTCATCATTATCCATAAAAAAGTCTAAAGCATACTCTTTTTTAGGATCTTTTATATAACCACAAGATAAAAAAACACCTTTTATAAATCCTTTTAGAATTTTTTCGTCTTCTAATATAGCATCAATAGTATAGCTATTCATTTGTTCAATAAAATTTTTATATCCTTTTTGCTTTGGAATTCCAATTATATAGACATTATGTTCTCCAAGACGCTTAGATACAGAATATTTAACTTCTGTTTTAAGCATTGTAGTTTCACGAAGAAACTTATAAATTCTTTTAGCTAAAGATATGTTTTCAAGACGCAATTCAATTTTATTATCCAAAAAAGCATTTTTACTTAGAAGAACAGCAGAAATTTCTGCTGTTTTCTCAATATTAGTTATCATGTCATTATTTAATATTTCAAGTTTAACATCATAGGTATAAGACATTTTTGTATCCCCCTATAAATTTGATTATTTTGTTTCAGCCCAGTTAATCCCAATGTTAGTATTAATTTCTAAAGGGACATCATCAAATTTTACAGTATTTTTCATAATTTTTTCAATTTCATTTTTATATAGATCAACTTTATCTTTATGTACTTCAAATATAAGTTCATCATGTACTTGAAGTAGAAGAGAAATTCCTTCTTTATCTTTAATATAACGATATACTTCTATCATAACTTTTTTCAAAATTTCAGCTGCAGTACCTTGAATAACACTATTTACTGCCATTCTTTGAGCTTGATTTTTTATATTTTTATTATGAGAATTTATACCATCAATTATTCTCCTTCTACCAAAATATGTTTCAGTATATCCTTTTTTTTCAGTAGATTCAATAATTTCTTTTTCAAATTCTTTTACTCTTGGATATTGATTAAAATACTTTTCAATATACTCTGATGCTTCTTTAGGAGTAATATTTAATTCTTTTGAAAGTCCAAAAGCAGTTTTTCCATATATTATACTAAAATTAATTGTTTTAGCAATAGTTCTTTGTTCTCTACTCACTTCTGTGTCGTTATCTAAATCAAATATTTTTTTAGCAGTTAAACTATGTAAATCAGCATTGTGTTTGTATGCATCTCTTAAATTTGAATCACCAGAAAGTTGAGCTAATACTCTAAGTTCAATTTGAGAGTAATCTATACCCATTAAAAGACAATCTTCATTTGCTATAAATCCTTGTCTTATCTTAATACCTTCATCTGATTTTACAGGGATATTTTGCAAATTAGGATCTGATGATGAAAGTCTACCAGTTACAGTACCAATTTGATTAAAAGTAGTATGTACTCTATTATTTTCATCTCTTAATTTTGGAATTGCGTCTACATATGTATTTTTTAACTTTGCCAGTTTTCTATAGTCTAATATATAGTTTGCAATTTCAGCACCATTATTTTTTAATGTCTCTAAAACTTCTTCATTTGTAGAAAAACCTGTTTTAGTCTTTTTAACTGGTGGAAGATTTAATTTGAAAAATAATATTTCTGCTAATTGTTTAGGGGAATTAATATTAAACTCTTCATCTGCTATTTTAAATATATTGCCTTGTAATTCATTTAATGAGTTTTCAAGTTCTACTTCATATTTTGAAAAATATTCAGGATCAATTTTTATTCCCTTTTTTTCCATAGCTGATAATACTTCAATTAATGGCATTTCTGTATTTTCTAAAATATTTAATAAATCTTTTTCTTTTAATGAATTTAAAAGAGGATCATAGCTTTTAATAACTCCATAAGATCTTAAACAAATAAATTTTCCAAACTCTTCAGCAGGAATATTTTCTGGTTTTTCTTTTCCAAACTTGTTAGAATATTCTTCAAGATGAATATCAGTTAGATTTTGTATAGGTAAGTCTACATCTTCAGTTGTAAGAGAACTAATTAAATGATAACCAATCATAGTATCCATAGCACAATTAGTAATATTAAAACCATGATTTAATAATTTTTTTAGGTTATATGTAATAATTTTACCCTTATAACTATCAAAGAAATATTGAATATCTATATTGTCTTTAGTAGGAGTAGTATTATCAAAAAGAGATATATTTTCTCCTAATTTATGGGAATCAGTAGTGAAAAAAGGTAAGTAATAATCACAATATTGAGAGCTTATTGCTATACCACACTCAGAATATAAAACAGAAAGTAAAGGTTCTTTTTTTATATCATTAATAAATTTTTTAAAATTCTTATAGTTATCTATCAATTGAAAATCTCTAGGTTTAATACTAGTTTCTTCTTCTGTTGATTCAAGATTTAATTTCTTAATAAATACCTTAAATTCTAGCTCTTTAAATAGATTAAAAAGTGTATCTTTATTGATTTTAAAAGTCATATTATCAAGAGAAAACTCAATTGGTAAATTGTTACATATAGTAGCTAATTCTCTACTTAAAAAAGCTATTTCACGATCTTCTATCATGTTATTTATAATTGTTTTACCAATTCCAGAAATTTGTGTAAGATCATTTATATTGGCATAGATATTTTCAAGATTTCCATATTTTTCAATCATTGGAATTGCTTTTTTAGGACCAATTTTACGTACACCAGGAATTCCATCACTTGAGTCTCCAATAAGACCAAATAAATCTGGAATTTTATCACTAGGAACACCTAAATGGTTAATAACATCTTCATCGGTAGAAAGAATTTTAAATTTGTCACTTCCATCACCCTGACCTAATAAAGCAATTGAGATATTTTTATCTATGATTTGTGCTAAGTCTTTATCACCAGTAACTACAAAAACTTCAACATTATTTTCAGAAAACTTTTTTGCTAATGTTCCTAATACATCATCGGCTTCATATCCTTCAACTTTATATCTATTAATATTAAAGCAATCGAGTACTTCTTCAATACGTGGTATTTGATTTAATAAATCTTCAGGAACAGCTTCTCTATGTGCTTTGTACTCTTTATAAATTTCATTTCTTTTAAGAGAAGATCTTTTTACGTCAAAAGCAGCTCCTACATAGTCAGGAGAAAATTTATTTAAAACACTAAGAAGAGTATTTACAAATCCATAAATTGCACCTGTAGGCTCATCTTTTGTTCTAAAATGCATATTTGCATAGTATGCTCTAAATGTTATAGCACTGACATCTAATAACACTGCTCTTTTTTTATCCATATATTCCTCCTTGTATTTTATCTTTTCACCTAAACATTATATCATAAAATAGAGTTATTTGGTTGTTTTTTCAGAATAATTCTATTATCTAGCTTAACTATTATCATTGAATATAAAAATTGTAAGACTTTGTAAGTTATGGTATAATAGGAAATATAAAATAAGGAATAAATTATTTTTGGGAGGTAAAAAATGAATACCATTATCCTTACAGGAAGATTAACTAGAGATCCAGAATTAAAATTTGGACAAAGCGGAAAAGCTTACTCAAGATTTACATTAGCAGTTGATAGACCATTTTCAAAAGATGGAGAAGCTGACTTTATAAATTGTGTTGCTTTTGGAAAAACTGCTGAGTTAATAGGTGAATACTTAAGAAAAGGTAGAAAAGCTGGAGTTGTTGGAAGACTTCAAATGAATAAATATGAAGCAAATGGTGAAAAAAGATATAGTTATGATGTAATAGTAGAATCAATGGAATTTTTAGAGCCAAAAAATGGTTATAATGATCATCAAGGATCTTCATATTCTGCTCCTGAACCAGAATATACAAGACCTAAATCTAATCCAGTAGAAGATAGAATAGTAAATGATATGCCAGAAGAAGACGACGAATTTCCATTCTAAATAATAAAAAATGAGGGACTGCTTGCAGTCCCTCTAATTATATTCCTAATAAACGTTGTAATAATGGATCATCTGTTTTAGTTTTTTCTTCTACTGGAGTAGAAGTTTGTGGAATATTTTGAGAATTATTAGTTGGTGTATTTTGAATTTGTTGATTAGAGTTACCTCTATTACCTTCAAAAATACCTTGAATTCCACCTGAATATTTATCAGCTCTTTCAATTTCAACCTTTCCTCTTCTTACTACAAAATTTCTTCCTTTATCAACTATAAGTCCAGATGTTAATGATAAAGTTTCATTTAATAGGTCACCTGATTTTATGTGATTTTCTAAGAAAGAGAATTTAGCATTTGTATCATAAAGGCCATTGTTAACTAATGCTTGATAATATTCAGCCCATAGAGGAGCAACAGCTGTACCACCTGTCATACGTCCTTTAATTGGCTTATTATCATCATATCCTAAATATATAGTTGTAACATAATTAGGAGTGATTCCTGCAAACCATAAAGTCCTATTTTCATTAGTAGTACCAGTTTTACCACCTTGTTCAATTCTTCTTTTATTAGCATCAAAAACACTTGCTTTCGATGAACTTCCAAAAATAACAGAACTTTTTAACATATACGTAATAAGACTTGTATCAAGGCTATCATATATTTTTTCTTTTTTTCCATGATTTTCATATATTAAGTTTCCATATTTATCTTCAACAGAAGTAACAACTATTGGTTCTATTTTATATCCACCATTTGCAAAAATACTATAATCTATAGCTTGTTGTAAAGGAGTATTTTCCACAGTTCCTAATGATGCAGTTAGATTGTCAGGAATTTTTAATTCTGGATCCAGAAGTTGCATATTTTTTTTGAAATTATTTATACCAACTTTTTCTAAAAGTTGCACAGAAACAGTATTAACTGATCTATCAAGTGCAGTTAGTAAAGTCATGTTTCTGTTGTATCTACTTCCATAGTTTTTAGGAATCCATTT from Fusobacterium hominis includes the following:
- a CDS encoding bifunctional riboflavin kinase/FAD synthetase; its protein translation is MKIIKNILELKENLQNTYVAIGTFDGVHYGHQKLITEAVKKAKENNGTSVVFTFSSHPLELIDKNKAPKSINTIDEKLYLLEKLGVDCVILQPFNKEFANLTAEQFADILKEKVGSKEIFVGFNFSFGEGGKSNTHDLIRLGKERGILVHEIPAVYIDDKLISSTFTRSQIPDGDIELINKYLGHNFVIMGEVVHGKKLASEVLGFPTANIQMAERIYPKTGIYGAKVKIEGENFYRDGVVNIGVNPTLKPGEKSVEVNIFDFDQFIYGKKIVVELVKYLREEKKFSSIESLKAQIAEDVEQWKKIISECDNGNSSKNR
- the whiA gene encoding DNA-binding protein WhiA; the protein is MSYTYDVKLEILNNDMITNIEKTAEISAVLLSKNAFLDNKIELRLENISLAKRIYKFLRETTMLKTEVKYSVSKRLGEHNVYIIGIPKQKGYKNFIEQMNSYTIDAILEDEKILKGFIKGVFLSCGYIKDPKKEYALDFFMDNDETADKFYNILLKKNKKVFKTLKRNKPLVYLRNSEDIMDIMVLIGSIQSFFKYEEMTMIKDLKNKTIREMNWEVANETKTLNTGNNQIKMINYIEKTIGLNSLSGVLEEIAYIRLENPESSLQEIADIIGISKSGVRNRFRRIEDIYNNLIKEETEE
- the polA gene encoding DNA polymerase I, which codes for MDKKRAVLLDVSAITFRAYYANMHFRTKDEPTGAIYGFVNTLLSVLNKFSPDYVGAAFDVKRSSLKRNEIYKEYKAHREAVPEDLLNQIPRIEEVLDCFNINRYKVEGYEADDVLGTLAKKFSENNVEVFVVTGDKDLAQIIDKNISIALLGQGDGSDKFKILSTDEDVINHLGVPSDKIPDLFGLIGDSSDGIPGVRKIGPKKAIPMIEKYGNLENIYANINDLTQISGIGKTIINNMIEDREIAFLSRELATICNNLPIEFSLDNMTFKINKDTLFNLFKELEFKVFIKKLNLESTEEETSIKPRDFQLIDNYKNFKKFINDIKKEPLLSVLYSECGIAISSQYCDYYLPFFTTDSHKLGENISLFDNTTPTKDNIDIQYFFDSYKGKIITYNLKKLLNHGFNITNCAMDTMIGYHLISSLTTEDVDLPIQNLTDIHLEEYSNKFGKEKPENIPAEEFGKFICLRSYGVIKSYDPLLNSLKEKDLLNILENTEMPLIEVLSAMEKKGIKIDPEYFSKYEVELENSLNELQGNIFKIADEEFNINSPKQLAEILFFKLNLPPVKKTKTGFSTNEEVLETLKNNGAEIANYILDYRKLAKLKNTYVDAIPKLRDENNRVHTTFNQIGTVTGRLSSSDPNLQNIPVKSDEGIKIRQGFIANEDCLLMGIDYSQIELRVLAQLSGDSNLRDAYKHNADLHSLTAKKIFDLDNDTEVSREQRTIAKTINFSIIYGKTAFGLSKELNITPKEASEYIEKYFNQYPRVKEFEKEIIESTEKKGYTETYFGRRRIIDGINSHNKNIKNQAQRMAVNSVIQGTAAEILKKVMIEVYRYIKDKEGISLLLQVHDELIFEVHKDKVDLYKNEIEKIMKNTVKFDDVPLEINTNIGINWAETK
- a CDS encoding single-stranded DNA-binding protein, coding for MNTIILTGRLTRDPELKFGQSGKAYSRFTLAVDRPFSKDGEADFINCVAFGKTAELIGEYLRKGRKAGVVGRLQMNKYEANGEKRYSYDVIVESMEFLEPKNGYNDHQGSSYSAPEPEYTRPKSNPVEDRIVNDMPEEDDEFPF
- a CDS encoding segregation and condensation protein A, with protein sequence MEIVLKIDNFEGPLDLLLHLIDKKKLKIAEIKISQIIDEYLSILEEAKEENLSIKVDFLVIASELLEIKAAALLQSNEEENKEKELKRRLEDYKIFKDISVKIGEMENEYNISYSRGEGRKIIKKAPKEYDLTKLKASDLYNSYKKYITQFEGEILELKLDKNYTLKDEMDTLYLKLYKENRTFDSLFREAENRMHLIYIFLSILELYKEGLILIDGNTVSKITR